Proteins from a single region of Streptomyces sp. TN58:
- the tap gene encoding telomere-associated protein Tap, producing the protein MASQEELFELVDALLEGEPELPPPAERARLREAAGVSQARLAQALKSTTQTVKNWENGRSQPRPPRLQAYLRLLDGWAAKYPTPTPAPVTSAPAAAHAPKTTPVPRAFTGPAAAAPDQSAPPALAAPPAPVAAPPSSPARASSRPPARKRVVPNIAVAPFQHGPLAVLDGDGSAYGVDGIVLDCPATTVVELVEWTLQESGLGAPRLNRNGKDSDPLIVLTAAAAVKLGLPKRLEGTQERRALRLADDHTVVKQIARAKWKLTKRGFGPWPRVYRKAEGGARQCVQLAVLSWDALDARSWPGVASMAPADIARVLGVYAQRVMTPRGSTAVTGLELMTALRPPTKAVQDQESGNWVSGHNPGSLGTEPMDPAPPEGQPEHPAVFRSGWKGGFLNEEAYQWVRDPALLSDTECLLPYAVGLDLNTAFLAAAARLMVGLSAPDHFHAPVFNKKIPGSWLADLSHIELDPRLPSPFTPDGTRPTGPAWYQTHTLAYAQELGHDVHPVEAYLRRETGAYLDPWHDRLKTAYLDTLADLGVTKDLTDADYLAAMEHHQQTDPAMAAVLAAIKATVKGGIGKLFENPQGRNYQAGDPWPAMQRPTWRPDIRAAVISKARVNMHRKLNNMVKLTGLYPLAVLSDCVVYPSPGASPLDFLPYAESGKPLMGGFRLGPTPGLAKLEGVREMSWAVDLMEQGLNPARHIKGGDAVLDDGK; encoded by the coding sequence ATGGCGAGTCAGGAAGAGCTCTTCGAGCTGGTCGACGCCCTGCTTGAGGGTGAGCCCGAGCTGCCGCCGCCAGCGGAGCGGGCCCGGCTTCGGGAGGCGGCCGGGGTGTCGCAGGCGAGGCTGGCGCAGGCGCTGAAGTCGACGACGCAGACGGTGAAGAACTGGGAGAACGGCCGCTCGCAGCCGCGGCCGCCGCGGCTGCAGGCCTACCTGCGGCTGCTGGACGGCTGGGCCGCGAAGTACCCCACCCCCACCCCGGCCCCGGTCACCTCCGCTCCGGCGGCAGCACACGCGCCGAAGACCACCCCCGTCCCACGGGCATTCACCGGCCCGGCTGCCGCAGCGCCGGATCAGAGCGCCCCGCCCGCCCTCGCTGCCCCGCCCGCCCCGGTGGCCGCACCGCCGTCTTCGCCGGCGCGGGCCTCGTCGCGCCCTCCGGCCCGCAAGCGCGTAGTGCCGAACATTGCTGTCGCGCCGTTCCAACACGGCCCGCTCGCCGTCCTGGACGGTGACGGCAGCGCGTACGGCGTCGACGGGATCGTGCTGGACTGCCCGGCCACCACCGTGGTGGAGCTGGTGGAGTGGACGCTGCAGGAGTCCGGTCTGGGCGCCCCGCGCTTGAACCGCAACGGTAAGGACTCCGACCCCCTCATCGTGCTCACCGCGGCGGCGGCCGTGAAGCTGGGACTGCCGAAGCGCCTGGAGGGCACTCAGGAACGCCGGGCACTGCGCCTTGCCGACGACCATACGGTCGTGAAGCAGATCGCCCGCGCGAAGTGGAAGCTCACCAAACGCGGCTTCGGCCCGTGGCCGCGCGTCTACCGCAAGGCCGAGGGCGGCGCGCGGCAGTGCGTGCAACTCGCGGTCCTGTCCTGGGACGCCCTTGATGCCCGGTCCTGGCCCGGGGTCGCCTCGATGGCTCCGGCCGACATCGCCCGCGTGCTGGGTGTGTACGCCCAGCGGGTCATGACTCCGCGCGGGTCGACGGCGGTGACCGGGCTGGAGCTGATGACCGCACTGCGGCCGCCGACCAAGGCCGTCCAGGACCAGGAGAGCGGGAACTGGGTCTCCGGCCACAACCCCGGCTCGCTGGGGACGGAGCCGATGGACCCGGCGCCGCCGGAGGGCCAGCCCGAACACCCCGCAGTCTTCCGCTCCGGCTGGAAGGGCGGCTTCCTGAATGAGGAGGCCTACCAGTGGGTCCGCGACCCCGCCCTCCTCTCCGACACCGAGTGTCTGCTGCCCTACGCGGTCGGCCTCGACCTGAACACCGCCTTCCTCGCCGCGGCCGCGCGCCTGATGGTGGGCCTGTCCGCCCCCGACCACTTCCACGCCCCGGTGTTCAACAAGAAGATCCCCGGCTCCTGGCTCGCCGACCTCTCCCACATCGAACTCGACCCCCGCCTGCCGTCGCCGTTCACCCCCGACGGGACCCGGCCGACTGGACCTGCCTGGTACCAGACCCACACCCTCGCCTACGCCCAGGAACTCGGCCACGACGTCCACCCCGTCGAGGCCTACCTGCGCCGCGAGACCGGCGCCTACCTCGACCCCTGGCACGACCGATTGAAGACCGCCTACCTGGACACCCTCGCCGACCTCGGTGTCACCAAGGACCTGACCGACGCCGACTACCTGGCCGCGATGGAGCACCACCAGCAGACGGACCCCGCCATGGCCGCCGTCCTCGCCGCGATCAAGGCTACGGTCAAGGGAGGCATCGGGAAGCTCTTCGAGAACCCCCAGGGCCGCAACTACCAGGCCGGGGATCCGTGGCCCGCCATGCAGCGCCCGACCTGGCGCCCCGACATCCGCGCCGCCGTCATCTCCAAGGCCCGCGTCAACATGCACCGCAAGCTGAACAACATGGTGAAGCTGACCGGCCTGTACCCCCTCGCCGTGCTCTCCGACTGCGTCGTCTACCCCAGCCCCGGCGCCTCCCCGCTGGACTTCCTGCCCTACGCGGAGTCCGGCAAGCCGCTGATGGGCGGCTTCCGCCTCGGCCCCACCCCCGGCCTGGCCAAACTCGAAGGCGTACGGGAGATGTCCTGGGCGGTGGACCTGATGGAGCAGGGCCTCAACCCCGCCCGCCACATCAAGGGCGGCGACGCCGTCCTCGACGACGGCAAGTAA
- the tpg gene encoding telomere-protecting terminal protein Tpg codes for MGEIEDAIERADREGFTQDPPKTLKGRINFLVKKLKSTSAVAAELGISQRSVERYRKGDRKTPPKEIADRIDDAVRARWQPVVRGRRRKQAATTAGITVETRARFGYTAPVGSTDDGRFRRLTVHLPPYYAQRLFDAREAGMSDQQMRQIVADGFREIYFQDDGARAMGLSKVEISDIDYLDISF; via the coding sequence GTGGGAGAGATCGAGGACGCGATCGAGCGAGCCGACCGGGAAGGGTTCACCCAGGATCCCCCCAAGACCCTCAAGGGCCGCATCAACTTCCTGGTCAAGAAGCTCAAGTCCACCAGCGCGGTCGCCGCCGAGCTGGGGATCAGCCAGCGCTCGGTGGAGCGCTACCGCAAGGGCGACCGGAAGACCCCGCCGAAGGAGATCGCCGACCGCATCGACGACGCCGTCCGCGCCCGCTGGCAGCCCGTGGTCCGCGGGCGCCGCCGCAAGCAGGCCGCCACCACCGCCGGCATCACCGTGGAGACCCGCGCCCGGTTCGGCTACACCGCCCCGGTCGGCTCGACCGACGACGGCCGGTTCCGCCGCCTGACCGTCCACCTCCCCCCGTACTACGCGCAGCGCCTCTTCGACGCCCGCGAGGCAGGCATGAGCGATCAGCAGATGCGCCAGATCGTCGCCGACGGGTTCAGGGAAATCTATTTCCAGGACGACGGGGCCCGCGCTATGGGACTGTCGAAGGTAGAAATCAGCGACATCGACTACCTGGATATCAGCTTCTGA
- a CDS encoding DUF6247 family protein: MSAQPDHTPVTPYAPAPGAAAELRSQLRADRRAEMWVPAFERDWAKALDDARHTFSLTPLHDVVRTWQLRVAAAPAVDAFMDSGQDDSGFIDLDDVLGGRP, encoded by the coding sequence ATGAGCGCCCAGCCCGACCACACCCCTGTCACCCCGTATGCGCCCGCCCCCGGGGCTGCGGCCGAACTCCGTTCGCAGTTGCGCGCGGACCGTCGCGCGGAGATGTGGGTGCCGGCGTTCGAACGGGACTGGGCCAAGGCCCTGGACGACGCCCGCCACACCTTCAGCCTCACCCCCCTGCACGACGTCGTACGCACCTGGCAGCTCCGGGTCGCCGCGGCCCCGGCCGTGGATGCGTTCATGGACTCCGGCCAGGACGACTCCGGCTTCATCGACCTCGACGACGTCCTCGGCGGCCGCCCGTGA
- a CDS encoding GNAT family N-acetyltransferase, which produces MADGDLAAATELSEGTLEPFSPEKWADHLQSPTPETRFARGLVAESDGEVIGVAVGTGLSLNLEGLSVPVQTIMRRMVLLDFLAVRADRRGEGLGRRLAEAFLDRYRAEGHRAALANIAPARDDLVSLYRHWGWHVGAPAAGLGIQIGSDAVLINEKPVRTAWLPLVPEVRPSLTVVPGALVVTGIFD; this is translated from the coding sequence ATGGCCGACGGTGATCTCGCAGCCGCGACGGAGCTGTCCGAGGGCACGCTGGAGCCGTTCTCCCCGGAGAAGTGGGCCGACCATCTCCAGAGCCCTACCCCCGAGACCCGCTTCGCGCGGGGCCTGGTCGCGGAATCCGACGGCGAGGTCATCGGCGTGGCCGTCGGCACTGGCCTGAGCCTGAACCTCGAAGGCCTGAGCGTGCCCGTGCAGACCATCATGCGCCGCATGGTCCTCCTGGACTTCCTGGCGGTACGCGCGGACCGCCGCGGGGAAGGTTTGGGGCGCCGGCTCGCCGAGGCCTTCCTCGACCGGTACCGGGCAGAGGGCCACCGGGCAGCGCTGGCCAACATCGCGCCCGCCCGCGACGACCTCGTCTCCCTCTACCGGCACTGGGGCTGGCACGTCGGCGCGCCCGCCGCGGGTCTGGGCATCCAGATCGGCAGCGATGCCGTCCTGATCAACGAGAAGCCCGTGCGTACGGCCTGGCTCCCGCTGGTGCCCGAGGTCCGCCCGTCTCTCACCGTCGTCCCCGGCGCCCTGGTGGTCACCGGCATCTTCGACTGA
- a CDS encoding matrixin family metalloprotease: MVAAHELGHALGLCHKSGSGKNAVSSVMWPDVAQYPDAPTDVDKANVKKLWG; this comes from the coding sequence ATGGTGGCGGCGCACGAGCTCGGGCACGCGCTCGGTCTGTGTCACAAGTCGGGCAGCGGCAAGAATGCCGTTTCGTCGGTGATGTGGCCGGATGTCGCCCAGTATCCCGACGCCCCCACCGACGTCGACAAGGCCAACGTCAAGAAGCTGTGGGGATGA
- a CDS encoding PQQ-binding-like beta-propeller repeat protein — protein MIATVLWERELHQRGGASVFVVGPDCVVLHERHTRLVCLERADGAVRWDVPLGTWPRGIVLAGDCVLVLPQAPNLLSCIDLRTGASLWSAPTPRWTGNLAVHSDTVVIGGWRGYTPMSGLDLADGSVRWTTSSPVTSVRTLAWAGGVLTGSGYEAVLLDPADGSDLARWRLPDPLAGPDAKAFVPLDTERVVAVCEASSLLTFGIGADEPARLGSYDPFGAVGYVHGSVWMLRSGRGFLAVDPADGTSRWSVEADRRVVVDPLPYADGLLVGDANGGMRQLGPDGKTVEGCSLPGRRLDALAAAGDGGLFFAAKGTFGSFTLAPKAGRPTTPAALSETPGPNVADIARVAEH, from the coding sequence ATGATCGCCACAGTGCTCTGGGAGCGCGAACTGCACCAGCGGGGCGGCGCTTCCGTTTTCGTCGTGGGGCCGGACTGTGTCGTCCTGCACGAGCGGCACACCCGGCTGGTCTGCCTGGAGCGCGCCGACGGCGCGGTGCGCTGGGACGTCCCGCTCGGTACCTGGCCGCGCGGGATCGTCCTAGCGGGGGACTGCGTGTTGGTGTTGCCACAAGCACCGAACCTGCTGTCCTGCATCGATCTGCGGACGGGTGCGTCGCTGTGGAGTGCCCCGACGCCGAGGTGGACTGGGAATCTCGCGGTCCACTCGGACACCGTGGTGATAGGCGGTTGGCGCGGCTACACCCCGATGAGTGGCCTGGACCTCGCCGACGGAAGCGTCCGGTGGACGACATCGTCGCCGGTGACGTCCGTACGGACCCTCGCGTGGGCTGGCGGGGTGCTGACCGGCAGCGGGTATGAGGCGGTTCTCCTCGATCCGGCCGACGGGAGCGACCTGGCGCGGTGGCGGTTGCCGGACCCGCTCGCGGGACCCGACGCGAAGGCGTTCGTCCCGCTGGATACGGAGCGGGTGGTGGCGGTCTGCGAGGCCTCGTCACTGCTGACCTTCGGGATCGGTGCGGACGAGCCCGCCCGGCTCGGATCCTATGATCCGTTCGGGGCGGTCGGGTACGTCCACGGGTCGGTCTGGATGCTGCGGTCAGGCAGGGGGTTCCTCGCGGTGGATCCCGCCGACGGGACGTCGCGGTGGTCGGTCGAGGCGGATCGGCGGGTGGTGGTCGACCCGCTGCCGTACGCCGACGGCCTCCTGGTGGGGGACGCCAACGGCGGCATGCGGCAGTTGGGGCCCGACGGCAAGACCGTGGAGGGGTGTTCCCTGCCGGGTCGGCGCCTGGACGCGCTGGCCGCCGCCGGCGACGGCGGCCTGTTCTTCGCGGCGAAGGGCACCTTCGGCTCCTTCACCCTCGCTCCAAAAGCCGGGCGGCCGACCACACCCGCAGCACTGTCCGAGACGCCAGGGCCCAACGTCGCTGACATCGCACGTGTCGCTGAACACTGA